A portion of the Cyanobium sp. PCC 7001 genome contains these proteins:
- a CDS encoding FecR domain-containing protein — MPSLPSRRLPLLWVWLPLALTPLTLPAVGPAMAKEAATVQEILDGREFYIDSREAKVKQRATAPQEISTRKSRGQIRFDTGAAGRVNRFSQLRLGSGCFLLRKGQILVSGPQSGCTRSSRMSVRGTNYLLEVREDGQAELSVLEGAVEVEPLQDGEPIPPGEQGAAKITRVEAGQRVTLSPAGVVLTLLRLSSGDYSAILGGPLFEGFSAPLPGIGSLESYIRRYVPGVNLPGAPVTPSIPGFSFPRFF, encoded by the coding sequence ATGCCCTCCCTCCCCTCGCGGCGGCTGCCGCTGTTGTGGGTCTGGCTGCCCCTGGCGCTGACGCCGCTCACCTTGCCTGCCGTGGGCCCCGCCATGGCCAAGGAGGCGGCCACGGTGCAGGAGATCCTCGATGGGCGGGAGTTCTACATCGACAGCCGCGAGGCCAAGGTGAAGCAGCGGGCCACGGCACCCCAGGAGATCAGCACCCGCAAGAGCCGGGGGCAGATCCGTTTCGACACCGGGGCGGCGGGCCGGGTGAACCGCTTCTCCCAGCTCCGACTGGGCAGCGGCTGCTTCCTGCTGCGCAAGGGCCAGATCCTGGTCTCCGGTCCCCAGAGCGGCTGCACCCGCTCGTCGCGGATGAGCGTGCGTGGCACCAACTACTTGCTCGAGGTGCGGGAGGACGGGCAGGCCGAACTCTCGGTGCTGGAGGGGGCCGTGGAGGTGGAGCCGCTGCAGGACGGGGAACCCATCCCACCGGGTGAGCAGGGAGCCGCCAAGATCACGCGGGTGGAGGCCGGCCAGCGCGTCACCCTCTCCCCCGCGGGCGTGGTGCTCACCCTGCTGCGCCTCAGCTCCGGCGACTACAGCGCCATCCTGGGCGGCCCGTTGTTCGAGGGGTTCAGCGCGCCCCTGCCGGGGATCGGCTCCCTGGAGAGCTACATCCGCCGCTACGTGCCGGGGGTGAATCTGCCCGGCGCGCCGGTCACCCCCTCGATTCCCGGTTTCAGCTTCCCCCGTTTCTTCTGA
- a CDS encoding adenylate/guanylate cyclase domain-containing protein, whose amino-acid sequence MPSSSRRTVVLALASTGLALAAAWLGARPPQPLRVLERGLEDQMVRLRGRRPVPQSVVLVAIDDSTLQQGAWFADQSQGASPIPGWAEGLSTLPWPRARYGDLLDRLGQASPAAVAINVVFEGPSGQGPADDAALAAAIGRQQGRVALAAEIMEIRDTSFVGLSLAPPADPLREAAGPGGIGITNTLPGGQGEAHPHPQTYSERILALAGARPQKALSQVALERSGRASRQPDARRQLNFYGPEGSFERLPAWEVLDPERWSNHPKRSLIRDAVVLIGPVGAQGGAGTVTPFGTLSGLEMLATATANSLLGDGLQAWPAQPLPRGLLALAPVLLVAALALLRAGLGWRLGLVGMVLVLQLAGAWVAFDRFNTWVPLLVPATALVLLGVLYGGDAYLAEEGERRRLRRTFERYVAPSVVAEILSDPAAAEGILRGRLLPVTVLFTDLKGFTQLTNARSGSGEIELHVRQLNRYLGEMVEVINAHGGTVDKFIGDAVMAVFGSPLGRGPQAEAVAALRCAAEMRRALSRLNATWQAEGLEPLDNGIGLASGEVIVGQIGSPRRMEFTVIGDKVNLASRMEGLTRTAGASVLFDAATAELVGGVLPVQRLGEQAVKGMGKLPVFTLQTLPAG is encoded by the coding sequence ATGCCTTCCTCCTCCCGCCGCACCGTCGTTCTGGCTCTTGCCTCCACTGGGCTGGCCCTGGCCGCGGCCTGGCTGGGAGCCAGGCCGCCACAGCCGCTGCGCGTTCTGGAACGGGGCCTGGAGGATCAGATGGTGCGGCTGCGGGGCCGCCGGCCGGTGCCCCAGTCGGTGGTGCTGGTGGCCATCGACGACTCCACCCTGCAGCAGGGCGCCTGGTTCGCCGATCAGTCCCAGGGAGCGTCCCCGATTCCCGGCTGGGCCGAGGGGCTCAGCACCCTGCCCTGGCCCCGCGCCCGCTACGGCGACCTGCTGGACCGGCTGGGCCAGGCCAGTCCAGCTGCAGTGGCCATCAACGTGGTGTTCGAGGGCCCCAGCGGCCAGGGTCCGGCCGACGACGCGGCCCTGGCCGCGGCCATCGGCCGCCAGCAGGGGCGTGTGGCCCTCGCCGCCGAGATCATGGAGATCCGCGACACCAGCTTCGTGGGGCTGAGCCTTGCCCCGCCCGCCGATCCGCTGCGGGAGGCGGCCGGCCCTGGCGGCATCGGCATCACCAACACCCTGCCGGGCGGCCAGGGCGAGGCCCACCCCCATCCCCAGACCTACAGCGAGCGCATCCTGGCTCTGGCCGGAGCCAGGCCCCAAAAGGCGCTCTCCCAGGTGGCCCTGGAGCGCTCCGGCCGGGCCAGCCGCCAGCCGGATGCCCGGCGCCAGCTCAATTTCTACGGCCCTGAGGGGTCGTTCGAGCGGCTGCCGGCCTGGGAGGTGCTCGACCCGGAGCGCTGGAGCAACCATCCCAAGCGCAGCCTGATCCGCGATGCGGTGGTGCTGATCGGCCCGGTGGGCGCCCAGGGCGGCGCGGGCACGGTGACCCCCTTCGGCACCCTCTCCGGGCTGGAGATGCTGGCCACCGCCACCGCCAACTCGCTGCTGGGCGATGGCCTCCAGGCGTGGCCGGCCCAGCCGCTGCCGCGGGGCCTGCTGGCCCTGGCGCCGGTGCTGCTGGTGGCGGCTCTGGCGCTTCTGCGGGCCGGTCTGGGCTGGCGGCTTGGCCTGGTGGGGATGGTGCTGGTGCTGCAACTGGCGGGCGCCTGGGTGGCCTTCGATCGCTTCAACACCTGGGTGCCCCTGCTGGTGCCCGCCACGGCGCTGGTGCTGCTGGGGGTGCTCTACGGCGGGGATGCCTATCTGGCGGAGGAAGGGGAGCGGCGGCGTCTGCGACGCACCTTCGAGCGCTACGTGGCCCCCAGCGTCGTGGCGGAGATCCTCTCCGATCCGGCGGCGGCCGAGGGCATCCTGCGGGGCCGCCTCCTGCCCGTCACCGTGCTCTTCACCGACCTCAAGGGCTTCACCCAGCTCACCAATGCCCGCAGCGGCAGTGGCGAGATCGAGCTGCACGTGCGCCAGCTCAACCGCTACCTCGGCGAGATGGTGGAAGTGATCAACGCCCACGGCGGCACCGTGGACAAGTTCATCGGCGATGCGGTGATGGCGGTGTTCGGTTCACCGTTGGGGCGTGGGCCCCAGGCCGAGGCGGTGGCGGCGCTGCGTTGCGCCGCGGAAATGCGCCGGGCCCTGAGCCGCCTGAACGCCACCTGGCAGGCCGAGGGCCTCGAGCCGCTCGACAACGGCATCGGGCTGGCCTCGGGCGAGGTGATCGTGGGTCAGATCGGCAGCCCCCGCCGCATGGAGTTCACCGTGATCGGCGACAAGGTGAACCTGGCCAGCCGCATGGAGGGCCTCACCCGCACGGCCGGGGCATCCGTGCTGTTCGATGCCGCCACCGCCGAGCTGGTGGGCGGGGTGTTGCCGGTGCAACGGCTGGGGGAGCAGGCGGTGAAGGGCATGGGGAAGCTGCCGGTGTTCACGCTGCAGACCCTGCCGGCCGGCTGA